The following are encoded together in the Acidobacteriota bacterium genome:
- the arfB gene encoding alternative ribosome rescue aminoacyl-tRNA hydrolase ArfB, translated as MAPIDIGGVAVPEHALTFKFVRSSGPGGQNVNKVATAAQCRLDLDAAGIEGPLRRRLEALAGKRLTVAGEIVVSADTHRTQARNRAEALSRLGAMIEEAREEPRPRRPTRPSAGARERRLQDKRRRGETKRRRGPVGPED; from the coding sequence GTGGCCCCCATCGACATCGGCGGCGTTGCCGTACCGGAGCACGCCCTGACCTTCAAGTTCGTTCGCTCTTCCGGCCCCGGCGGTCAGAACGTGAACAAGGTCGCGACGGCTGCGCAGTGCCGCCTCGACCTCGACGCGGCCGGTATCGAGGGACCTTTGCGGCGTCGCCTGGAGGCGTTGGCCGGGAAGCGCCTCACGGTGGCCGGCGAGATCGTCGTCTCCGCCGATACCCACCGGACCCAGGCCCGCAACCGGGCCGAGGCGCTCTCCCGGCTCGGAGCGATGATCGAGGAGGCTCGTGAGGAGCCGCGGCCGCGCCGCCCCACGCGGCCCTCTGCCGGCGCGAGGGAAAGGCGGCTTCAGGACAAGCGACGGCGCGGCGAGACGAAGAGGCGCCGCGGTCCGGTCGGTCCGGAAGACTAG
- a CDS encoding ABC transporter ATP-binding protein — translation MSDDRNIVIRDVSKFYGDVLGVNRVDLEIEPGITSLVGPNGSGKSTLMNLLAGLLRPTRGEISVLGLPVTRPQDLFRRFGYCTQYDSFPRGATGWQFVFSYLLLHGLDRGEAERLTARALERVGLVDSAHRRIAGYSKGMRQRIKLAQAIAHGPQVMVLDEPLNGLDPMVRAETIELFRQLAGEGQHVLISSHILHEVDLLSDRVILISNGYIVAEGEVPGMRAEVEEVREQPLQVFVRCDRPQWLAGRAFELDHVTEVQLHDDGGGLHLRTRDADRFLRLVAELVAEGGVEVEAVGPADSDLQAVYRYLVDEEEEPS, via the coding sequence GTGAGCGACGATCGCAACATCGTGATCCGCGACGTCTCGAAGTTCTACGGCGACGTGCTGGGCGTCAACCGGGTCGACCTGGAGATCGAACCTGGCATCACCAGCCTGGTCGGCCCGAACGGCTCCGGCAAGAGCACGCTGATGAACCTGCTCGCGGGCCTGCTGCGGCCGACGCGGGGCGAGATCAGCGTTCTCGGCCTCCCGGTGACCCGACCGCAGGATCTGTTCCGCCGTTTCGGCTACTGCACCCAGTACGACTCCTTTCCGCGCGGCGCCACCGGCTGGCAGTTCGTCTTTTCCTACCTGCTGCTGCACGGCCTGGACCGCGGCGAGGCGGAACGCCTGACCGCCCGGGCGCTGGAGCGGGTCGGCCTCGTCGACTCGGCGCACCGCCGGATCGCCGGCTACAGCAAGGGCATGCGGCAACGGATCAAGCTGGCCCAGGCCATCGCGCACGGGCCGCAGGTCATGGTGCTCGACGAGCCGCTCAACGGCCTCGATCCGATGGTGCGCGCCGAGACGATCGAGCTCTTCCGTCAACTGGCCGGCGAGGGCCAGCACGTGCTCATCTCGAGCCACATCCTGCACGAGGTCGACCTGCTCTCGGACCGCGTCATCCTGATCTCGAACGGCTACATCGTCGCCGAAGGCGAGGTGCCGGGCATGCGGGCGGAAGTCGAGGAGGTCCGCGAGCAGCCGCTCCAGGTCTTCGTGCGCTGCGATCGCCCGCAGTGGCTCGCCGGCCGCGCCTTCGAGTTGGACCACGTCACCGAGGTGCAGCTTCACGACGACGGCGGCGGGCTCCACCTGCGAACGCGCGACGCGGACCGCTTCCTGCGCCTCGTCGCCGAACTGGTCGCCGAGGGCGGCGTGGAGGTCGAGGCGGTGGGCCCCGCGGACAGCGACCTGCAGGCCGTCTACCGCTACCTGGTTGACGAAGAGGAGGAGCCCTCGTGA
- a CDS encoding PQQ-like beta-propeller repeat protein, which translates to MRTRILLVCFALGLAVAPIAPADDWPQWRGDERRGVWHEDGILERFPEGGLRFVWRVPIGAGYGGPAVAAGRVFATDFERLPGNRGRERLIVLDEATGEKLWEHAWETGMAGLMPAYANGPRATPTVDGDRVYVLGSAGYMAALSVEDGRVLWRHDLVADYEAPVQAWGFVGAPLVDGRQIITLVGGEPDAMVVAFDRGTGDELWRSMEVGNEPGYNPPVIYELGGRSHLVIWHPKGIAGLDPDGGEVFWQFPYEVEYGQTIATPIQDGNQLLVSSASHGSTLIEVAAASTGKPEARIVWKGKSTSKEDLDGLHAFNSTPAFDGDVIYGIGGQGALRAIDRATGKEVWATFEPSEDARIATAFLVRNGDRYFISNDRGELMIARLSRDGYHEIDRTRLLEPTTRSVRIRRELGKLLWVHPAYANGHIVHRNDREIVRASLLEE; encoded by the coding sequence ATGCGAACCCGGATCCTGCTCGTTTGCTTCGCGCTGGGCCTCGCGGTGGCGCCCATCGCACCGGCCGACGACTGGCCGCAGTGGCGGGGTGACGAGCGCCGCGGCGTCTGGCACGAAGACGGCATCCTCGAACGCTTCCCCGAAGGCGGCCTCCGCTTCGTCTGGCGCGTGCCGATCGGCGCGGGCTACGGCGGCCCGGCTGTAGCCGCCGGCCGCGTGTTCGCGACCGACTTCGAACGGCTGCCCGGGAACCGCGGCCGCGAACGCCTGATCGTGCTCGACGAGGCGACCGGCGAGAAGCTCTGGGAGCACGCCTGGGAAACCGGGATGGCCGGGCTCATGCCCGCCTACGCAAACGGCCCGCGGGCAACCCCGACGGTCGATGGCGACCGGGTCTACGTGCTCGGCTCGGCGGGCTACATGGCGGCGCTCTCGGTCGAGGACGGCCGCGTGCTCTGGCGGCACGACCTGGTGGCCGACTACGAGGCGCCGGTTCAGGCCTGGGGTTTCGTCGGCGCGCCGCTCGTCGACGGCCGCCAGATCATCACCCTGGTCGGCGGCGAACCCGACGCCATGGTCGTGGCGTTCGATCGGGGGACCGGCGACGAGCTCTGGCGCTCGATGGAGGTAGGCAACGAACCGGGCTACAACCCGCCGGTCATCTACGAGCTTGGCGGCCGGAGCCACCTCGTCATCTGGCATCCGAAGGGCATCGCCGGGCTCGACCCGGATGGCGGCGAGGTGTTCTGGCAGTTCCCCTACGAGGTGGAGTACGGGCAGACGATCGCGACGCCGATCCAGGACGGCAACCAGCTTCTCGTATCGTCCGCGTCGCACGGCTCGACGCTGATTGAGGTCGCCGCCGCGTCAACCGGAAAGCCCGAGGCCCGGATCGTCTGGAAAGGCAAGAGCACCAGCAAGGAGGACCTCGACGGCCTCCACGCCTTCAACTCCACGCCCGCTTTCGACGGTGACGTGATCTACGGCATCGGCGGTCAGGGCGCGCTGCGCGCCATCGACCGCGCCACCGGCAAGGAGGTCTGGGCGACCTTCGAGCCGAGCGAGGACGCCCGCATCGCCACCGCCTTCCTGGTCCGGAACGGCGACCGCTACTTCATCAGCAACGACCGCGGCGAACTGATGATCGCCCGCCTGAGCCGCGACGGTTACCACGAGATCGACCGGACGCGCCTGCTCGAACCGACCACCCGCAGCGTCCGCATCCGCCGGGAGCTCGGCAAGCTCCTCTGGGTGCACCCCGCTTACGCGAACGGTCACATCGTGCACCGCAACGACCGGGAGATCGTCCGCGCGTCACTCTTGGAGGAGTAG
- a CDS encoding ABC transporter ATP-binding protein, with the protein MSEAPPVIDLDGLGVRFGRHQVLDDLRGAFSGRAIGLLGPNGAGKTTLLNTLLGFYRPTAGTARLFGMDITAQGRELRRRVGYMPERDAFIAGISGVRFVRLMAEVSGLPPEAALERAHEVFFYVGLGEARYRNVETYSLGMKQLLKLAQAIAHGPSLLFLDEPTNGLDPPARLRMLRLIREIRDSGRARIVVSSHLLRDVEECCEEVLVLNRGRIATYCNLAEERRANRRFLELDLAAEREGAGSGFRAAIEGLGCEVAVVNRRRIKAVLPPGVEVRHIYASAIQQDVTIRRLDYKRTSLEDIFLQAMEGDDGRL; encoded by the coding sequence ATGAGTGAGGCGCCGCCGGTCATCGACCTCGACGGTCTCGGGGTTCGGTTCGGCCGGCACCAGGTGCTCGACGATCTGCGTGGCGCCTTCTCGGGCCGCGCGATCGGCCTCCTGGGACCCAACGGCGCCGGCAAGACGACGCTGCTGAACACCCTGCTCGGTTTCTACAGGCCGACCGCCGGCACGGCCCGCCTGTTCGGCATGGACATCACGGCTCAGGGCCGGGAACTCCGGCGTCGGGTCGGCTACATGCCGGAGCGGGACGCCTTCATCGCCGGCATCTCCGGCGTCCGCTTCGTGCGGCTCATGGCGGAGGTTTCCGGGCTGCCTCCCGAGGCCGCCCTGGAGCGCGCGCACGAGGTGTTCTTCTACGTCGGGCTGGGCGAAGCGCGCTACCGCAACGTGGAGACCTACTCGCTGGGCATGAAGCAGTTGCTCAAGCTGGCCCAGGCGATCGCTCACGGTCCGAGCCTTCTCTTCCTCGACGAGCCGACGAACGGTCTCGACCCGCCGGCCCGCCTGCGCATGCTGCGGCTGATCCGGGAGATTCGGGACTCGGGCAGGGCGCGGATCGTCGTCTCGTCGCACCTGCTCCGGGACGTCGAGGAGTGCTGCGAGGAAGTGCTGGTCCTGAACCGGGGCCGGATCGCCACCTACTGCAACCTGGCCGAAGAACGGCGCGCCAACCGCCGGTTCCTCGAACTCGACCTCGCGGCGGAGCGCGAAGGCGCCGGGAGCGGCTTCCGGGCCGCGATCGAGGGGCTCGGCTGCGAGGTCGCCGTGGTCAACCGCCGCCGGATCAAGGCCGTCCTGCCGCCGGGTGTGGAGGTGCGCCACATCTACGCTTCGGCGATCCAGCAGGACGTGACGATTCGCCGCCTGGACTACAAGCGCACTTCGCTGGAGGACATCTTCCTTCAGGCGATGGAGGGCGACGATGGCCGTCTATGA